In Trichomycterus rosablanca isolate fTriRos1 chromosome 4, fTriRos1.hap1, whole genome shotgun sequence, one DNA window encodes the following:
- the ackr4a gene encoding atypical chemokine receptor 4 has product MEYTEGEYYDYSEHENISYNFSYDDYQTICQKEDVRLFSKIFLPVVYGLSLVVGLAGNALVVAVYAYFKRLKTLMDTFMVHLAVADLLLLLTLPFWAAAAVQGWELGELLCKIVRASYTINFSCSMLLLACISLDRYFSLSPGLKETFLGKAFRRNQSIKLCLVVWTIVFLLGIPDLVLSTIKELPDGKVCMAVYPSTMAIQAKVSMEVLEVLLSFLVPLLIMLYCYSHVVRKLLDLPLENREKKWATIRVLIVVVGVFVVTQLPYNIVKFCRVLDLIHSLVSHCEMSKALDRAAQVTESLALTHCCLNPLLYGFLGASFRRNVLKLAKDISQRGRSTERQEQHEVEIPFNSHSQSQKTSTFSI; this is encoded by the coding sequence ATGGAGTATACAGAGGGAGAGTATTATGACTATAGTGAGCATGAAAACATCAGCTACAACTTCAGCTACGATGACTACCAAACCATTTGTCAAAAAGAGGACGTTCGCTTATTCTCAAAGATCTTCTTACCGGTTGTATATGGGTTATCTCTAGTAGTGGGTCTTGCAGGAAATGCTCTAGTGGTGGCTGTGTATGCATATTTCAAGCGCCTCAAGACATTGATGGATACGTTCATGGTACACCTGGCCGTGGCCGACCTGCTGCTACTGTTAACACTACCTTTCtgggctgctgctgctgtgcaGGGCTGGGAGCTTGGAGAGCTTCTGTGCAAGATTGTCAGAGCCTCGTACACCATTAACTTTTCCTGCAGCATGCTTCTTCTGGCTTGCATCAGCCTGGACCGATACTTTTCACTAAGTCCAGGACTCAAAGAGACTTTCCTGGGTAAGGCGTTTAGGAGGAACCAGTCCATCAAGCTCTGCCTGGTGGTATGGACCATTGTGTTCCTTCTTGGAATTCCTGATTTGGTGCTCTCCACTATTAAGGAGCTTCCTGATGGGAAAGTGTGTATGGCTGTGTATCCTTCAACCATGGCCATTCAGGCTAAAGTAAGCATGGAAGTGCTGGAGGTGCTGCTGAGTTTCTTGGTGCCATTGCTGATAATGCTCTACTGTTATTCCCATGTGGTGCGGAAGCTACTTGACCTTCCACTAGAGAACAGAGAAAAGAAATGGGCAACCATCCGTGTGTTGATAGTTGTGGTTGGGGTTTTTGTGGTCACACAGCTTCCATACAACATTGTGAAGTTCTGCAGAGTCCTGGATCTGATACACTCGCTGGTGAGCCACTGTGAAATGAGTAAAGCGCTGGACCGGGCAGCTCAGGTCACTGAAAGTCTGGCTCTGACCCATTGCTGCCTGAACCCTCTACTCTATGGCTTTTTGGGAGCGTCCTTCAGACGGAACGTGCTAAAATTAGCCAAAGACATTAGCCAAAGGGGAAGGTCAACAGAAAGGCAGGAGCAACATGAAGTGGAAATCCCCTTCAATTCACACTCACAGTCCCAAAAGACAAGTACCTTCTCCATATGA